From a region of the Arachis ipaensis cultivar K30076 chromosome B09, Araip1.1, whole genome shotgun sequence genome:
- the LOC107616020 gene encoding uncharacterized protein LOC107616020, which yields MKNDDVQQGNEGDQLDTDVAAENERGESKSDDDSDDEEFIPSDPEGDSAGDIHFTDSDEKYDDESGFEEDTTAKSSKRVDKGKGVMNGDFSDDEGFNSDEVDLEYEVGVGSGDEKGEGEDKNEARSYPIHKDCKDMNSYKWEVGTIFASREEFKDTMTSYAVQTRRGLRYAKLDLVRVRVVCQPGCPFWLYAAKMKHEATWQLRSMNLKHTCGQSHRVGIIHTSWLSRTFKKKVEHNPRVKIKELVSKAQRNWNLIVTTLMAARSRQTALDDIQGEYRKQYKRIGDYCYELLHSNPGSSVTLKVQRSPDFEHEQQHSSLNNYCIFQRLYVCLDACKKNFLQCRKFIGLNGCFLKTPQGGQLLTAIGWDPNDQMLPIAYAVVESETKDSWTWFLKLLIHDFGSETIGRATFMSDQQNQLQKEVPWTAIEATDVEMCKSYKLEGLRERNAVIRGVNVEAHRHLNSIPPKFWSRSRFNFHSKYDTLVNNMCESFNVAIVDSREKPIITMLDRVYLMSRWTVNRERIKKFNGTILPRIRKKIERRGRTAGEWRPNWSTTQTYEVVNGLSKYSVDLSLRECSCRKWQLSEIPCTHALSCINFKGLELDSYVDDCYKRDAYVKCYESAINPLNGPDLWEHTNFDDVMPPPYRRPSHKPVKKKKRGPDESEDRCQTHLSRRGQKQRCSRCGAAGHKRGRCSNPPLPAQHPKQTAAKIATRGRKSSILKPAIQSATRGRKRSRAQGNLSSQPQPASSSTPITRFKSSHSQPIPKPRTHATRPNTTAAATPQRRPNKKPIKSSTQPPPVTKDKGASSLSQPMMHKVFFTQNIALHVSPRKLKLMAKLPPREWGKF from the exons ATGAAAAATGATGATGTGCAACAAGGCAATGAAGGAGATCAGTTAGATACAGATGTTGCCGCTGAAAATGAACGGGGTGAGTCAAAGAGCGATGATGACAGCGATGATGAGGAGTTTATTCCGTCTGATCCTGAGGGTGATAGTGCAGGTGACATTCATTTTACAGATAGTGATGAGAAATACGATGATGAGAGTGGGTTTGAGGAAGATACAACTGCCAAGAGTAGTAAGAGAGTTGATAAAGGTAAAGGGGTTATGAATGGCGATTTTAGTGATGATGAAGGTTTCAACAGCGATGAAGTGGACTTGGAGTATGAGGTTGGTGTTGGTTCAGGTGATGAGAAAGGAGAAGGGGAAGATAAGAATGAGGcaaggagttatccaattcataAGGATTGTAAAGACATGAATAGCTACAAGTGGGAGGTGGGAACAATTTTTGCTTCAAGAGAGGAATTTAAAGACACTATGACGTCGTATGCAGTACAAACAAGAAGGGGACTGAGGTATGCGAAGCTTGATTTGGTTAGAGTGAGGGTTGTTTGTCAGCCTGGTTGTCCTTTTTGGTTATATGCTGCTAAGATGAAACATGAAGCAACTTGGCAACTTCGGTCCATGAACCTTAAGCATACTTGTGGCCAGTCTCATAGGGTTGGAATAATACATACTTCGTGGCTGAGTAGGACTTTTAAGAAGAAGGTGGAACATAATCCGAGGGTTAAGATCAAGGAATTGGTGAGCAAGGCACAAAGGAATTGGAACCTGATAGTTACAACCTTAATGGCAGCTAGGTCAAGGCAAACGGCGTTGGATGACATACAGGGAGAGTATAGGAAGCAGTACAAGAGGATTGGTGATTACTGCTATGAGTTGCTACATTCTAATCCAGGATCCTCAGTGACTCTGAAGGTACAGAGGTCCCCTGACTTTGAGCATGAGCAGCAACACTCATCTTTGAACAACTATTGCATATTTCAAAGACTTTATGTATGCCTAGATGCTTGCAAAAAAAACTTTCTGCAATGTAGGAAGTTCATTGGGTTAAATGGCTGCTTTCTGAAAACACCTCAAGGGGGGCAGCTGTTGACTGCTATAGGGTGGGACCCGAATGATCAAATGCTCCCTATCGCCTATGCCGTCGTGGAGTCAGAGACGAAGGATAGCTGGACTTGGTTCCTGAAGCTGCTAATTCATGATTTTGGGTCTGAGACAATTGGCAGGGCAACCTTCATGTCTGATCAGCAGAAT CAACTTCAGAAAGAAGTTCCCTGGACTGCAATTGAAGCAACTGATGTGGAGATGTGCAAAAGCTACAAACTGGAAGGACTGAGAGAGAGAAATGCAGTGATCCGAGGGGTTAATGTCGAGGCTCACAGGCATCTGAACTCTATTCCTCCAAAATTCTGGAGCAGGTCCAGGTTTAACTTCCATTCCAAATATGATACTCTTGTAAACAATATGTGTGAAAGCTTTAATGTGGCAATAGTAGATTCTAGGGAGAAGCCCATAATTACTATGCTAGATAGGGTGTACCTAATGAGTAGATGGACTGTTAATAGAGAAAGAATTAAAAAATTCAATGGAACAATTTTACCTCGAATTAGGAAGAAGATAGAGAGAAGAGGAAGGACAGCCGGTGAGTGGAGGCCTAACTGGTCTACTACACAAACTTATGAGGTTGTCAATGGGTTGAGCAAATATTCTGTTGATTTATCTCTTCGTGAGTGTTCATGTAGGAAGTGGCAGCTAAGTGAAATTCCTTGCACACATGCATTAAGCTGTATAAACTTCAAGGGTCTTGAATTGGATTCGTATGTGGATGACTGCTACAAGAGAGATGCCTACGTCAAGTGTTATGAATCCGCAATCAACCCTCTCAATGGCCCAGATCTGTGGGAGCACACAAACTTCGATGATGTCATGCCACCACCTTATCGGAGGCCTAGTCACAAAccagtgaagaagaagaaaagaggaccTGATGAATCAGAGGATAGATGCCAGACACACTTGTCTAGGAGGGGGCAGAAACAGAGGTGTTCAAGGTGTGGTGCAGCAGGTCACAAGAGAGGAAGGTGCAGCAATCCACCCCTCCCT GCCCAACACCCTAAACAAACTGCTGCCAAGATAGCTACTAGAGGAAGGAAGAGCTCAATTTTGAAACCTGCTATACAATCTGCTACCAGAGGGAGGAAGAGGTCCAGAGCTCAAGGAAATTTATCATCACAGCCCCAACCAGCCAGCAGCTCAACTCCCATAACCAGGTTTAAGTCATCCCATTCCCAGCCTATCCCCAAGCCCAGAACACATGCAACTAGGCCCAATACAACAGCAGCAGCTACTCCCCAACGAAGGCCCAACAAGAAGCCCATCAAAAGCTCAACCCAACCACCACCAGTCACTAAGGACAAGGGTGCATCCAGCTTAAGCCAACCAATGATGCACAAGGTCTTCTTCACTCAGAACATTGCACTGCATGTTTCTCCAAGAAAGTTGAAGCTGATGGCAAAACTGCCTCCAAGAGAATGGGGAAAGTTTTGA
- the LOC107616021 gene encoding uncharacterized protein LOC107616021, with protein sequence MASESSRSSRSRGSAQKRGILCGHGERPVLRVSGTKENPGRRFWGCVYYEVNDECHFFRWAIPEAGSEDPHVVRLKRKVVVLKADMKACEWKLKVAAVFGMVGWVGCKNLAMKVEMVEMKFD encoded by the exons ATGGCGTCGGAGAGCTCAAGGTCGTCTCGGAGCAGGGGGTCTGCGCAGAAGAGGGGGATTCTTTGTGGGCATGGAGAGAGACCAGTGTTGCGAGTTTCCGGAACCAAAGAAAACCCAGGTCGCCGATTCTGGGGCTGCGTCTACTATGAG GTTAATGATGAATGTCATTTTTTTCGTTGGGCAATTCCAGAAGCTGGAAGCGAAGATCCGCATGTTGTAAGGTTGAAGAGGAAAGTTGTAGTCCTGAAGGCAGACATGAAGGCATGTGAGTGGAAGTTGAAGGTTGCTGCAGTGTTCGGCATGGTTGGCTGGGTTGGTTGT AAGAATTTGGCAATGAAAGTGGAAATGGTTGAGATGAAATTTGACTGA